The DNA window TGACACTGttgcaatttgaaaaaaaacagAGCTGTcatttaaatgttaaaatatcaatatgaacTATCAAGCGCAAAACCATCGCATCTCTTCCACATATTTGAGAGGTCGACTGGCAGCTTAGGCAACAATTATCCCGTGACATTTACGATGTAAAATCCTAGATCGTGTTTGGTACTCCAATTTATACTAATCTGTGAACATACAGGCTGTCCTCTTTTTTTCCATGGAAGCGGAGGTGTTGTTCGCATGAACGAGGCAGCAGTTAGGGGGGTGAGTGTGGGGACCACATACAAAAAGTGTTTTCTGGTCAATTGAGGGTTTAAATGCAAACCCAAATTAGAGGAcaattttagtgaaaaaatcacgaaaacaaaaaagaaattaaatttatgcataactcaagataaataaatttcaacATGAACAATTATATAAACAAAGGAGTTTAAAGATTATTGTTTAGTGATATGCAATCTTCTAAACATTTAAGTAAAAAGTGTGAAACCAGAACTCCTGGATTAATTGGCTCTTAGCTGAAGAAACGTCCACACTTTATGCTTCTAGGAAACAGTGTAAGAAAAATTACCTTGTTAAACCAGCGAGCTTTGTACGGAAATCATTGAAATCCTTGGACGGTCCTGTAGCATTAAGATAAGTTTGGAGTTCCTTTTCAGCACATTGATGAAGTCTTTCTAAACCAGCCTCTGCCTCACCTGTACAGATAAAAATTTGCATACAGAAAAGTAACAGAAGCATGAGACAAGTTTACTGAAGATGATCAAAGAACAAGGTACACAGATGATGAGAACTGTAAATACCTTGTACGTACTCAAAAAATTGTCTTTTCGCTTTCTCATGTTCCGGTAGGTAGTATCCATATGCATAAGTCCATTTTAACACTCTCCTACATTCAACTATCTGCAAATTGTATAGTGGAACATACTTATAAAGAATATCTTATGGGATGGCtataaaaggaaagaagagaTAAATCTGGCAAAGAGGATCAGTCCCCCCAAGTAGGTGCACATTCACAAATTACTCATTTCCAGAGAAATCCTACTTCTAGGGAAATAGCTATCCAAAACTGCATTCAAACATGAAGCCTCTACGGTTGGAAAATTTGTTGCATAATACAGATGAACACAGTAACTGTCTTCCGGTCTTCATCTGATTGGCAACCTCATGTGGGAACTCACATGGGCGGTGGGGGCGGGGGGGGGGATTTATTCAAAAGGGACTAATTCCGTATtttggtttgatgtatgttGCAGGAACTTAATAATTAAAGACAAATCTCCAAACCCCAATGCATAGTGCCAAGACTTATCCTTGAACGACACCCCCCACAACCCCGAAAACTCCTCTTCCTTCACTATCATTGATAAGAAGGCCAGAGTAACTGAAGTTCATAGAAACTTCGGATATCGAGTGTCCTCAACATAGTTTAGCCCCTCTGGGATGTAAGAGATATATCTTCCACCATCCCTGTAGTGTATGAAACAAATGTATACATTTCGATAGGAAACCAATTCAAAACTGGGAATGAGATGAGGCTGATGATTTCCTACAAAAGATCCAGCCATATGTAGTACATAGAGGGCAACAAGTTGATGTGGAATAGGCCAACCATGAACTGATTCCTCGGTGTAGCCATAATATTATAACTGCTTGATCGTTGGAGAAATGCCATTTAACTAATGTTTCATATAATGTATATGTGAAGAAGATTGCAGTGTTCACCTGTTGCCAGGAATCTATAATGAATTTCAATTGTGACTCAGGTTGGGACTGTTTTTCACTAAGCTTTTCAAGCTGCAGAATAAACCAGAAACTACATTAAACACATTTGAAGACatatcaaaaggaaaaaaacataaGTTATGCCTGGCGAGATAACATAAGAGCAAAGAAAACAACTCATTTCCAGTAAGCAAATTCTTCAGCACCAACTTTTTTCATAAAGAgcatttactcttattttgtCATTTCTTTAGCCTGTGTATACTCTTAAGGGTGGCAATTGGGTGGGTAGGGTAAAATTTGGGCGGGCCATAatgggtcaagacccaacccaacccaacccaaatctGCTTGGGATAAAACGGGTGAGGTAATGGGTCATACAacaggtcaagacccaacccaaaACAATTTTTACCATGTctaattgttttatttgttcttttaaaatattttagtacctaataagcccccaaggcctagctcaagtggcaaaaggtggaggatttgtggcttaggtcgcaggttcaagccccacaccatgcaaagcgaagcccggtatttaagtggagaagggtagaggggcgggcccattatccaccgagtttagaaggctgtgattggtccaaagtgcgggtcacagacggatttctcgattatcaaaaaaaaattttagtacctaataaaattattttttttatttcttatggctatatataacatatcaaattaaaaacaaaagttttttaaaaatgttttgacAAGATTTCTCATAAGCCAATTTGGGTTACATatcaacccaatttttaatGGGTTGAAATGGGTTGAGCTAATAAGTGGCCGGGTCAATAACCTGCCCAAAATTAAATGGGTTGTGCAGGTTGGGATTATTTTGTCACCCCTAGTATACTCTGTGGAGCAAAATCACAACCAGGCATAAAGTAAATTATTACATAAACCAAGGAGTAAAATTGCAATATATACAACCCTACAGCAAGCCAACATTTACCAAAACAAAAACACACACATTTGAAAATATTCTTGAACAAAATTACAACTGCACCCTAGTTTCAagtacaacaacatacccagtataGTCCCACAAAACTGAAAAAAAGTACCATAGTACAAAGAATAATTGCCGTCTGTAAGCAAGCACCTATTATACTTACATGAACAGTTTGCATTTGATGCAGATCTGCCATGGCTTTTTGCCTCGACTGCCATCAGGAAAACAAGGAATGTAAGCTTTACAAAAAGTGAGTGCGAAATTTCAGTTTTCACAAATTAACACATGTTTCACAATTCCCAAGAAGTATACAAAGTCAAACGGAACTTTCAATTTCACAATTTAATGCACGTTTTACCATTTCCAAGATGTGTATAATCTGTTTCTAGAAAACAGTAGAAGATCATTTGTACTCATTTCCATCCTCTAAATGTTGAAAGAATGAAACTACATATTtacctaataaaaaaatagtaaaagagaGAGCTCACAAGAGATACAAATCAATGGCATCAATCAGTaatctcattttctttttaaggCATCAATTATCAACAATTCAAAAAGGGAAATGTAAATAAGCATATTCAATTCCAGTATCTACAAAGAGGAGAAGTGGAAAGAAGCAGCAAACAGGGTAACATATGACATAACCCAACTCTTCTGCTCACACTCCATAACGCTTCTACCCAATATTTGTGCAGCTTCAATAAGTACAGACAAGACAAGCTCAAAGGAAACGAGATAGAGAGAGTATCCATACCGATTGATTGGTTGCCCAACGTTCATAGTAATGTGTGTATCTTTCCAGAGAGTTTTTAGCCATCTCCCTCCTCCTCTCAGATTCATCATACTATATGCAACAATGTATACATAAGCATATAGGACATCAAATCAATTGCATTCATGATCAATAGTTACAATCCAAATTCAAAGATCAagatgaaaaagaataaaatgcaaACCAATTATGGGAAAACTGGAAAACTCACCACGCCCTCTTGCTTTGCTGACTCATAGCGATTACACGCATAAAATCCACCAGTCCTTTCACCATGGTCTGACCATGCACCAAGACATAACCTATGAGATATCAAATAACACTATGAATAAGGACCTTTTGGTAACCACATGAAATActtcaaaatgagtatattcAGTATCTTCTACTTAAGCTTGTATACCAAAAAACAAAGTAAGTCCCTGAACCAGTGAATGCCCTAGAAATATCCTTGACGAAATAATGCCCATGTTCATTGATAAAtgtatttcttttcctttggGTCCCACATAAACAGTGCATAGAAGGTAGTGAACTTCAAGAATAAGCAGTCTAATGTACAGAAATAGATATAGGTGCAAAAGTCTTACCAGCAAAACTCAAATTTACATGGTGGCGTACAAGTCATGTGCATACACCCTTGGTTCTTCTCAATTGGTCTCTTGCACTTTGGACAGGGCTTGGAATTAGCCAAGATCCTGAGATCACCCGAAAGGAAAAAGTTAGATGTGAACgaacttatttttatttgggatcCAACAAGTGTAAGATCTCAACCTATTAACCAAAAACTAGTTCAATCCATACTGGATTGAAATAacaagaaacaacaacaacaacaacatacccagtgaaataaCAAGAAACACCAAACAAAAATGATACAGATGAGTATCAAACATTATGCTACTTGACAAAACCTTATGACCATTATAAAGTGTTGcagacataaaataaataacctAACTAAAAATCATTCATGGAACACTAACAGAGatatgaaaaacaaaataaaaccgGACGATAAGCATTAAGATGAATACTTACCAATTCATGTTCTCCGACTCAGCACTGTTTTTCAAAATCCACTTGGACACAGTATCACAATCTACGGGCCGATGAGCCTCTTCTGTACACTGAACGAAATAACAGTACAATAAGAAAACGACACTTTCATGAActaaaaaatgaagttaatacaaaagtgaaaagaaatcTCACATTCCAACAAAAACTAAAGGAACAACAGCAAGTAACATCATAGCTTCCACTTCCAAGATCATATTCTATTGCAGAATCACAACCTGGAGCAGGACACCATTTTGTCTAcagaaaacaagaaaacaaacGTATCACACCTGCTAGCAAATAAGGCAAATAATAAAGGTACAATAAAGAGAGACGAAAGAACCCTTGCAACAAACAAAGCTCGTGTCAATAAAATGTGATATACAATAACCATTTCAAGTTGATAATTTAAGTACTCCAACATAAAAAAGATCCAGACAAGTCAGCAGAGACGGCAGCAAATACTTTTCTTTCATTAGTTAATTTCTAAATGTGAAAGGATATCCCTTATAGCATACATCATTAATAAAAAGGTTATGCAAAAAACCAGTAGTTTTTTCTTGAAGATCAACCAATCATCTATACTAGATGGCAGCTTAACAGCACAGGTTATGTACAAACATTCGTTTTTCTTGAATATCCCGtaggaaatgaagaaaaatgcaaaagaaagaagggaagaaaaggttaaaagaaagagagagagagaacagGAAAAACGGAAATTTTTAAATGTGAGATAAAAGACCAAGAGACTTGTAGTTTGTGTAGAGTTACTTATCACAAAAAAATGCTAAAGGACCAAAATACTGAACTTTAAAGCTATTCTTGTGtctaaaatcataaataatggCATCCCCATTCCAATCCTTATGCAGGTCCTTTACTAGATTCACCTCACTTCTGCTGTACTCTGTTCCGCCATGTATATGTTTTTACAGATTTATAAAAGACGCACAGGAAAGAAAATCTCAGGCCCACGGATACATATGATACAGAAGAATATGTGATGAATTCATATGCAGCAAAATGTTACTTCTTCAACAGTTCGATCAAACAATCATGGGTAGCATAATCAATCTAAACTGTACAAGTCCTCAATAACATCAAACTGACAGCACTTGGCACCAACCTTTCTACTGTCCTCAATATAGGATCTAAGAAGGTAGCGATAGTACTTCTCCTTATCTTCACCAGATGTCAATTTATCAATCATATCTTGACCAATGGCAACATCGCATGATGGGTCAGGACATTGCAGCGTCAAGCATCCAGGGCCATCATTGATGGATGTGGTAATGTAAGCTGCcagaacaaaaacaaaaaccattagacaagaaaataaaaggcaTGGCAGGTAAAAGACAACCAAAATTCTGCAGTAAAAATTTATACTGAATAAGATACTGACGGAGAGTTCTCCCTTCATGATGCTGCACAAGAAGTCTCATTGGTTACCATTTAAGCATCAGTATTCATAAAACAGTAACAAGGGTCTAGGATTTGCACGTCCAAATGGATTACACttccctcttcttttttttttttttttttaaattgatggATTGCAGTTTCCAATAGAGAAGGATTTGTACNTAAAAGGCATGGCAGGTAAAAGACAACCAAAATTCTTCAGTAAAAATTTATACTGAATAAGATACTGACGGAGAGTTCTCCCTTCATGATGCTGCACAAGAAGTCTCATTGGTT is part of the Solanum stenotomum isolate F172 chromosome 8, ASM1918654v1, whole genome shotgun sequence genome and encodes:
- the LOC125872535 gene encoding probable E3 ubiquitin-protein ligase ARI7 isoform X1; the protein is MDSEDDMHDANDMESVDEDFYSDGDGYGGEAADSDADVADYDFMGNETDDSDEQAVSRTQKNYTVLKEEDIRQRQEEDMMTISTLLSISREAACILLRRYNWSVNKVHEEWFADEERVRKSAGLLEKPAVSLSRVIDVVCGICFENFLPDDITSVGCGHPFCSTCWKAYITTSINDGPGCLTLQCPDPSCDVAIGQDMIDKLTSGEDKEKYYRYLLRSYIEDSRKTKWCPAPGCDSAIEYDLGSGSYDVTCCCSFSFCWNCTEEAHRPVDCDTVSKWILKNSAESENMNWILANSKPCPKCKRPIEKNQGCMHMTCTPPCKFEFCWLCLGAWSDHGERTGGFYACNRYESAKQEGVYDESERRREMAKNSLERYTHYYERWATNQSSRQKAMADLHQMQTVHLEKLSEKQSQPESQLKFIIDSWQQIVECRRVLKWTYAYGYYLPEHEKAKRQFFEYVQGEAEAGLERLHQCAEKELQTYLNATGPSKDFNDFRTKLAGLTSVTRNYFENLVRALENGLADVDSQGACSKAPSSKNATGSSKGKGGGRGKNSTKT
- the LOC125872535 gene encoding probable E3 ubiquitin-protein ligase ARI7 isoform X2: MDSEDDMHDANDMESVDEDFYSDGDGYGGEAADSDADVADYDFMGNETDDSDEQAVSRMQKNYTVLKEEDIRQRQEEDMMTISTLLSISREAACILLRRYNWSVNKVHEEWFADEERVRKSAGLLEKPAVSLSRVIDVVCGICFENFLPDDITSVGCGHPFCSTCWKAYITTSINDGPGCLTLQCPDPSCDVAIGQDMIDKLTSGEDKEKYYRYLLRSYIEDSRKTKWCPAPGCDSAIEYDLGSGSYDVTCCCSFSFCWNCTEEAHRPVDCDTVSKWILKNSAESENMNWILANSKPCPKCKRPIEKNQGCMHMTCTPPCKFEFCWLCLGAWSDHGERTGGFYACNRYESAKQEGVYDESERRREMAKNSLERYTHYYERWATNQSSRQKAMADLHQMQTVHLEKLSEKQSQPESQLKFIIDSWQQIVECRRVLKWTYAYGYYLPEHEKAKRQFFEYVQGEAEAGLERLHQCAEKELQTYLNATGPSKDFNDFRTKLAGLTSVTRNYFENLVRALENGLADVDSQGACSKAPSSKNATGSSKGKGGGRGKNSTKT